From Medicago truncatula cultivar Jemalong A17 chromosome 7, MtrunA17r5.0-ANR, whole genome shotgun sequence, a single genomic window includes:
- the LOC11420562 gene encoding F-box/kelch-repeat protein At3g23880 yields the protein MSDPPAKSRVQPEAEAEAEAEPPSVLPDELITEVLSRGDVKSLMRMKCVSKYWNSMISDPRFVKLHMKQSARNAHLTLSLCKSGIDGDNNVVPYPVRGLIENGLITLPSDPYYRLRDKECQYVIGSCNGWLCLLGFSSIGAYRHIWFRFWNPAMGKMTQKLGYICDNVLGLYTHFKFAFGYDVSSDTYKVVLLILDEARNRSNVLVMSLGNNLWRAIQRFPAVPLPFRYSDPGVNDGVYLNGSLNWLALRDSFHSNGVYGWKRVDAEEFVIVSLDLGTETYRRFMPPSGFDGKSPVEPSICILRDYLCFSHDDKRTDLVVWKMEEFGVEESWTELLRISYQNLQSAHLDFVDLQYSQWLPLHLSDRDDTLILANKQERQAILYNLRDNSAVRTRISDKVEWFSAKVHVESLVSDILKLRYICPELLVEWI from the exons ATGAGTGACCCTCCAGCTAAATCACGTGTTCAGCCGGAGGCTGAGGCAGAGGCTGAGGCTGAGCCTCCGTCAGTGCTCCCTGATGAACTTATCACTGAAGTTCTTTCCCGTGGTGATGTGAAATCTCTTATGCGGATGAAATGTGTATCCAAGTATTGGAATTCGATGATTTCTGATCCAAGGTTTGTCAAACTTCACATGAAACAATCTGCTCGAAACGCTCATTTGACATTGTCTTTGTGTAAATCCGGTATTGATGGGGATAACAATGTGGTGCCGTACCCTGTGCGTGGTTTAATTGAGAACGGGTTGATTACTCTTCCGAGTGATCCTTATTATCGATTAAGGGATAAGGAGTGTCAATATGTTATTGGTTCTTGCAATGGATGGCTTTGTTTGCTTGGTTTTTCTTCGATCGGTGCTTATAGGCATATCTGGTTCCGTTTCTGGAATCCTGCTATGGGTAAAATGACTCAGAAGTTAGGGTATATATGTGATAATGTTTTGGGGCTGTATACCCATTTCAAGTTCGCTTTTGGTTATGATGTTTCTTCGGATACTTATAAAGTTGTGCTGTTGATTTTGGATGAGGCTAGAAATAGGAGTAATGTACTGGTTATGAGTTTGGGCAATAATCTTTGGAGAGCTATTCAAAGGTTTCCTGCGGTTCCTCTTCCTTTCCGCTATTCTGATCCTGGTGTGAATGATGGTGTGTATTTGAATGGTAGTCTGAATTGGTTGGCTCTTCGTGATAGCTTTCATTCTAATGGTGTTTATGGTTGGAAGCGTGTTGATGCCGAAGAATTTGTGATCGTTTCACTAGATTTAGGAACAGAGACATATAGACGGTTTATGCCTCCTAGTGGTTTTGATGGAAAGTCACCTGTTGAGCCATCCATATGTATATTGAGGGACTATCTTTGCTTTTCCCATGACGATAAGAGAACTGATTTAGTCGTATGGAAGATGGAAGAATTTGGAGTTGAAGAGTCTTGGACTGAACTGCTTAGGATTAGTTACCAGAATCTTCAGAGTGCGCATCTTGACTTTGTCGACTTGCAATATTCTCAATGGCTGCCATTGCACCTTTCTGATCGTGATGATACACTGATATTGGCTAACAAGCAAGAACGGCAAGCAATTCTATATAACTTGAGAGACAACAGTGCAGTGCGAACTAGAATTAGCGATAAAGTAGAGTGGTTCTCCGCCAAGGTTCATGTTGAAAGCTTGGTTTCTGACATTTTGAAA TTGCGCTATATTTGTCCAGAGCTACTGGTGGAGTGGATTTGA